The Sporosarcina luteola genome contains a region encoding:
- a CDS encoding ECF transporter S component: MNNKKLRRMILIAILGSISTVLMQLNFPLPALPAFLKIDFSEIPAVLAIMTMGPVAGIAVELLKNVLHWFLSGSPTGVPVGEIANFATGVLFIMPIYLIFKKIRSTKGLTAGLFAGTVSMAVGMSALNYFVFLPMYVYFMNMPAYTGDAMFNVIVLGILPFNLIKGIMLMVISLLLYKSMSKWIDQQNRQLTM, encoded by the coding sequence ATGAACAACAAGAAATTACGAAGGATGATTCTAATTGCAATACTGGGAAGTATTTCAACGGTATTGATGCAGTTGAATTTCCCGCTGCCTGCATTGCCTGCATTCCTGAAAATTGATTTCAGTGAAATTCCGGCCGTCTTAGCAATCATGACAATGGGACCGGTCGCAGGAATCGCTGTAGAACTGCTAAAGAACGTATTGCATTGGTTTTTATCAGGAAGCCCGACTGGTGTTCCAGTAGGAGAGATTGCGAACTTTGCAACAGGCGTCCTATTCATTATGCCGATCTATTTAATCTTTAAGAAAATCCGTTCGACAAAAGGCCTGACTGCTGGCTTGTTTGCCGGCACGGTTTCCATGGCTGTCGGAATGAGCGCATTGAATTATTTCGTATTCCTGCCGATGTATGTATACTTCATGAATATGCCTGCCTATACGGGCGATGCTATGTTCAATGTGATTGTACTAGGGATTCTTCCATTCAACTTGATAAAAGGCATCATGCTGATGGTCATTTCATTGTTGTTGTATAAGAGCATGAGCAAATGGATTGACCAACAAAACCGTCAGTTGACGATGTAA
- a CDS encoding ATP-binding protein, whose amino-acid sequence MNRIWHSIVGKLWATILLLVSFVLFIVTVFLLEFLDNFHTTQAEDSLRREATTIGKIVLDHESESAMQLIIQDILDNETNAMIIDSDKKVYYSFHRGLNQEKIEQKILSEPKFFSNIEINQKVVKEQILPSLTEENAMEKFLVLMYPYAEVNGNMHSIVMYQSLDAIHRTTKRTTHIVFLSAFIAFVLTTIFAFFLSTKITSPLRGMKQAAFELSKGNFETRLPVMQNDEIGQLATAFNQMGRQLKYQMELIKQEKEQLSSILTSMTDAVITFNRDYSILLSNPQAERLLQKWYFANGADDKVLPKEIFHMLEHTITFAEEVEDELEIGGQFYGISISPLYSENSIRGAVAVLRDMTEQHKLEKLRSDFIANVSHELRTPISLLQGYSEAIIDDVMTSDEERNEMVQIIHDESKRMSRLVTDLLDLARMESGHMRLYKLNFPLIPFLDRVQNKFMQIARDSNVALTLDVNDDDKEIILFADDDRLEQVFTNLIDNAIRHTPDGGKVTVGVEKKGDMVGISVSDTGSGIPQEDLPFIFERFYKADKARTRGKGGTGLGLAIAKNIIDSHGGRITAELGETSGTIFKCVLPAGPADFNEEKL is encoded by the coding sequence ATGAATAGAATATGGCATTCAATCGTCGGGAAGCTATGGGCAACCATATTGCTTCTCGTTTCCTTTGTCCTTTTTATCGTCACCGTTTTTCTGCTTGAATTCCTTGATAATTTTCATACGACGCAAGCAGAGGATTCGCTCCGGAGAGAAGCAACGACAATCGGTAAAATAGTTCTAGACCACGAAAGTGAATCCGCAATGCAACTCATTATCCAGGACATATTGGATAACGAAACGAATGCGATGATCATTGACTCGGATAAAAAGGTCTATTATTCATTCCATAGGGGGCTGAATCAGGAAAAGATAGAGCAAAAGATCTTATCCGAGCCGAAGTTCTTCTCAAATATTGAAATCAATCAAAAGGTCGTGAAGGAACAGATTCTTCCTTCTCTTACTGAAGAGAACGCCATGGAAAAATTTTTAGTCCTCATGTATCCGTATGCTGAAGTTAATGGTAACATGCACTCCATCGTTATGTACCAAAGTCTTGATGCTATTCATCGCACCACGAAAAGGACGACACATATCGTATTCTTATCCGCCTTCATCGCTTTCGTATTGACGACCATTTTCGCCTTCTTCCTTTCCACGAAAATCACTTCGCCATTGCGCGGAATGAAGCAAGCAGCCTTTGAATTGTCGAAAGGGAATTTTGAAACACGTCTTCCCGTTATGCAAAATGATGAAATCGGTCAACTTGCGACCGCTTTTAATCAGATGGGCCGACAGCTGAAATACCAGATGGAATTGATTAAACAAGAAAAGGAACAGTTATCCAGCATTCTCACATCAATGACGGATGCGGTCATCACCTTCAATCGTGATTATTCGATTCTGCTAAGCAATCCCCAAGCTGAGCGATTATTGCAGAAGTGGTATTTTGCCAATGGGGCAGATGACAAAGTGTTGCCGAAAGAAATTTTTCATATGCTTGAACACACCATAACGTTTGCAGAGGAAGTGGAGGATGAACTTGAAATCGGAGGCCAGTTTTATGGCATTTCCATCAGCCCGCTTTACAGTGAAAACAGTATTCGTGGAGCAGTAGCTGTATTGCGTGATATGACCGAACAGCATAAGCTTGAAAAGCTCAGATCCGATTTCATAGCAAATGTATCACATGAACTGAGGACGCCTATTTCCTTACTGCAAGGATATAGTGAGGCGATTATCGATGATGTAATGACGAGTGATGAGGAACGAAATGAAATGGTGCAGATTATCCACGATGAATCGAAGCGTATGAGCCGTCTCGTAACAGATTTGCTTGACCTGGCACGTATGGAGTCGGGGCATATGCGCTTATACAAGTTGAATTTCCCCTTAATTCCTTTTTTAGATAGAGTTCAAAACAAATTTATGCAAATTGCCCGGGATTCAAATGTTGCACTGACGTTGGACGTTAACGATGATGATAAAGAGATAATTCTCTTTGCAGACGACGATCGCCTGGAGCAAGTATTTACAAACTTAATCGATAATGCAATCCGTCATACGCCTGATGGAGGAAAAGTGACAGTCGGTGTCGAAAAGAAAGGAGATATGGTTGGAATTTCCGTTTCTGATACGGGGAGCGGCATACCGCAAGAGGATCTGCCTTTCATTTTCGAACGTTTTTACAAAGCCGACAAGGCGAGGACGAGGGGGAAAGGCGGCACTGGACTCGGTCTTGCAATCGCGAAGAATATTATCGACTCACACGGAGGCAGGATCACCGCAGAGCTTGGCGAAACGTCCGGAACGATCTTCAAATGCGTATTGCCTGCCGGACCTGCAGATTTCAATGAGGAAAAGCTATAA
- the sigX gene encoding RNA polymerase sigma factor SigX yields the protein MDDSVFHRLYEQYHQDVFNFLIYLTRDRHSSEDLMHEVYVRVLKSYAGFEGKSSEKTWLFSIAKNVAIDHFRKKNVRQKHNFDKFDWEQSELPSLGSTPEEIASLNEEMRQLLRVLDTCTGDQKMVIILRFFQELSIAETADTLGWTEGKVKTTQHRAIKALQKKLNALSAEEER from the coding sequence GTGGATGACTCCGTTTTCCACAGGCTATACGAGCAATATCATCAGGATGTGTTCAATTTCCTCATCTATTTGACGAGAGATCGACATTCGTCCGAGGATCTTATGCATGAAGTGTATGTCAGAGTGTTGAAGTCATATGCGGGTTTTGAAGGGAAGAGCTCTGAAAAGACCTGGCTCTTCTCCATCGCAAAAAATGTTGCGATAGATCACTTTAGAAAGAAGAATGTGCGGCAGAAGCATAATTTCGATAAATTTGACTGGGAGCAGAGCGAATTGCCCTCACTAGGAAGCACTCCTGAAGAAATTGCATCGTTAAATGAAGAGATGAGGCAATTGCTGCGAGTTTTAGATACATGCACCGGCGATCAAAAGATGGTAATAATCTTGCGGTTTTTCCAAGAGCTCTCCATAGCGGAAACCGCCGACACCCTCGGCTGGACGGAGGGAAAGGTGAAAACAACCCAACACCGTGCAATTAAAGCACTACAAAAGAAATTGAATGCTCTTTCGGCAGAGGAGGAAAGATGA
- a CDS encoding helix-turn-helix domain-containing protein, whose translation MIEGIGEKLKKLRKENKDTLRELANKINYDWSNLSKIERGKYGITPDLLKDILDVYGVDPNDFLGNVLRTTDTGVSRYEKRFVVDGMETTEREIADAIRLIRYFRSGD comes from the coding sequence ATGATTGAGGGTATAGGAGAAAAACTCAAGAAGCTCCGAAAGGAAAATAAAGACACGTTAAGAGAACTTGCTAACAAGATCAATTACGATTGGAGCAACCTATCAAAGATTGAACGTGGTAAGTACGGAATCACCCCTGATCTACTGAAGGACATCCTTGATGTTTACGGAGTGGATCCTAATGATTTCCTTGGTAATGTCCTAAGAACGACAGATACCGGTGTGTCTCGATACGAAAAAAGGTTTGTTGTCGATGGAATGGAAACTACCGAAAGAGAGATCGCCGACGCAATCCGGTTAATACGTTACTTTCGTTCTGGAGATTGA